One region of Gossypium raimondii isolate GPD5lz chromosome 6, ASM2569854v1, whole genome shotgun sequence genomic DNA includes:
- the LOC105774833 gene encoding TOM1-like protein 9: MVNYLVERATSDVLVGPDWAKNTEISEILKHDPGQVKGVVKGIKKKLKSKNPKVQLLALSLLETMIQNCGEIVHMHVADRNILPEMVKIFKKRPDYSVKEKILILVDTWQEAFGGARARYPQYFSAYQELLRAGAMFPQRTEKPPPQNKHKSDQQETAESSEEPDFPTLSLTELQNARSIMNVLTEMLSAIDPANKEGLKQDVVLDLVEQCRTFKQRVVHLVNSTSDESLLCQGLALNDDLQRVLAKHQSLATGTSQADKNKPEPAKEPAKAGGPLVDTGHISNQSNDRSISSTAASSQHTPPAAASPKIDLLSSDDYKSPEVDNSLAIVPFGEPQQPTPAPEQNAIVLYDMFSDGNTSYDSSRTQGFGGQTNPLTPQIQHQQNFHANGNAANVGSPGYDTHGLTGQTDPWTTQFQQQQNFHVNGTATNMGFPYEKSYAQGTGPSWNSQLDQHAADPFYGTQYSGSLPPPPWEAQGADSSPVAGAQWQPQGSQHMGSDQAVGMYIQPITPGHYSTINNQANQGNQFTDFNPQQSPGTQYMGMVPQQMPGGQMTSYPQHTQQMYGNPQMGASGFGQQQYLDEQMHGLSIRDDNGLRNSSYQVSTSSYVPPSRPSNPEDRMFGDLVDMAKVKSTPTPP; this comes from the exons ATGGTGAATTATTTGGTGGAGAGAGCTACGAGCGATGTGCTGGTCGGGCCTGATTGGGCTAAGAATACCGAGATCAGCGAAATACTTAAACATGATCCTGG GCAAGTGAAAGGTGTTGTGAAAGGCATAAAGAAGAAgcttaaaagtaaaaatccTAAAGTTCAACTTCTTGCACTATCA CTACTAGAGACCATGATACAAAATTGTGGGGAAATTGTCCATATGCATGTTGCAGACAGAAATATTCTTCCTGAGATggtcaaaattttcaagaaaagg CCTGATTATAGTGTCAAAGAGAAAATATTGATTCTGGTTGACACTTGGCAAGAAGCTTTTGGTGGGGCAAGGGCAAGATATCCACAATATTTTTCTGCATATCAAGAGTTGTTG CGTGCCGGAGCAATGTTTCCCCAGAGAACTGAGAAGCCTCCTCctcaaaataaacacaaatcTGATCAGCAAGAGACAGCTGAGTCTTCTGAAGAGCCTGACTTCCCAACCCTGAG TTTGACAGAACTTCAGAATGCCCGGAGTATCATGAATGTCCTTACAGAAATGCTAAGCGCAATAGATCCTGCAAACAAGGAG GGACTTAAGCAGGATGTCGTACTTGACTTAGTGGAGCAGTGCCGCACCTTTAAACAAAGAGTTGTTCACCTAGTTAATTCAACATC GGATGAGTCACTTCTATGCCAAGGTTTAGCATTGAATGATGATTTGCAGCGGGTACTAGCAAAGCATCAATCATTAGCTACAGGAACTTCTCAAGCAGACAAAAATAAGCCTGAGCCTGCAAAAGAACCTGCCAAAGCCGGCGGTCCTCTGGTTGATACTGGCCATATCAGCAACCAGTCTAATGACAG ATCCATCTCCAGCACTGCTGCAAGTTCTCAACATACACCTCCAGCAGCAGCGAGTCCCAAAATAGATCTGCTTAGTTCCGATGACTACAAATCGCCAGAGGTAGATAATTCACTGGCCATTGTTCCTTTTGGAGAACCACAACAACCAACTCCTGCACCAGAGCAGAACGCCATTGTTCTATATGATATGTTCTCTGATGGTAACACCAGCTATGATTCTTCAAGAACACAAGGTTTTGGTGGTCAAACCAATCCTTTGACTCCTCAAATTCAGCACCAGCAGAACTTTCACGCGAATGGAAATGCAGCAAACGTGGGATCACCTGGATATGACACACATGGTTTGACTGGACAAACCGATCCTTGGACTACTCAATTTCAGCAGCAACAGAATTTCCATGTGAATGGAACTGCAACAAACATGGGATTTCCATATGAGAAGTCATATGCCCAAGGCACAGGTCCTTCCTGGAATAGTCAGCTGGATCAGCATGCCGCAGACCCTTTCTATG GTACCCAGTATAGTGGCTCACTACCACCACCACCCTGGGAAGCACAGGGAGCAGACTCTAGCCCAGTTGCAGGTGCTCAGTGGCAACCCCAAGGATCCCAACATATGGGAAGTGATCAGGCGGTGGGCATGTACATTCAGCCGATCACACCCGGTCATTATTCGACAATTAATAATCAAGCCAATCAGGGAAACCAGTTTACTGATTTCAACCCCCAACAAAGCCCGGGAACTCAGTACATGGGCATGGTTCCACAGCAAATGCCAGGTGGTCAAATGACTTCTTACCCTCAACATACTCAACAAATGTACGGAAACCCCCAAATGGGAGCATCTGGGTTCGGTCAGCAGCAGTATCTTGATGAACAAATGCATGGGCTATCCATCAGAGATGACAATGGCCTAAGAAACTCTTCCTACCAGGTTTCTACTTCCTCTTACGTTCCACCCAGCAGGCCTTCAAACCCAGAAGATAGGATGTTTGGAGACCTTGTTGACATGGCAAAAGTTAAATCAACACCAACACCTCCTTGA